In Bacillota bacterium, a single genomic region encodes these proteins:
- a CDS encoding cobyric acid synthase yields MSCKTIMVQGTASHVGKSVLVAAICRIFYRDGYKVAPFKSQNMALNSFVTRDGGEMGRATVVQAEASGIEPTVDMNPVLLKPTGHASSQVILMGKPVGNKSAYLYHREYVKEAWGAICGAWDRLKKDYEMIVIEGAGSPAEVNLQEHEIVNMKVARMADAPVLLVADIDKGGALASVVGTLELLSPQDRERVAGIIVNKFRGDISLFQPAVEFLEEKTGKPVLGVIPYFKQLRIQEEDTVPDDRANFTANKNNDQVEVAVIHLPHISNFTDFDPLGEEPDVYLRYVGKGGVLGNPDLVILPGSKNTIEDLIYLKQSGLAQQIMSCTEQGTPVIGICGGFQILGKDLKDPDRVESSIPLTEGLGLMDMKTVFNAEKVTNQVEARMANTGLLTRGLDERYLTGYEIHMGRTELGQGVKPAFTIWQRSGQTVADPDGAISTDGRVMGTYIHGIFDNDAFRRGLINNLRRLKGWEPLDAASQISTWAQRQRDFDRLAELVRGNINSELLYKIVNREV; encoded by the coding sequence TTTGTAGGATTTTCTACAGGGACGGCTACAAAGTTGCTCCCTTTAAATCTCAGAATATGGCACTTAACTCCTTTGTTACTCGTGACGGGGGGGAGATGGGGCGGGCAACAGTGGTACAAGCTGAGGCGTCTGGAATTGAGCCCACAGTAGATATGAATCCTGTACTCCTAAAGCCGACCGGTCACGCATCTTCCCAAGTAATTTTAATGGGTAAGCCGGTAGGCAATAAGTCAGCGTATTTATATCACCGGGAGTATGTTAAAGAAGCATGGGGGGCTATCTGTGGAGCTTGGGACCGTCTAAAAAAAGATTATGAAATGATCGTTATTGAAGGAGCAGGGAGTCCTGCTGAAGTAAACCTGCAAGAACACGAGATTGTTAATATGAAAGTAGCAAGGATGGCTGATGCGCCCGTCCTACTGGTGGCGGACATAGATAAAGGAGGTGCTTTAGCTTCAGTGGTAGGGACTCTAGAACTATTGTCTCCGCAAGACAGAGAACGGGTTGCCGGTATCATAGTGAATAAGTTCAGAGGGGATATTTCCCTTTTCCAACCGGCTGTAGAGTTTTTGGAAGAGAAAACGGGTAAGCCCGTACTGGGCGTTATCCCTTATTTTAAACAATTGCGTATTCAAGAAGAAGATACTGTTCCGGATGATAGGGCTAATTTTACAGCCAACAAAAACAATGATCAGGTGGAGGTGGCGGTGATTCATCTACCGCACATATCTAATTTTACTGATTTTGATCCCCTGGGGGAAGAACCGGATGTCTACCTGCGTTACGTGGGTAAGGGAGGCGTGCTTGGAAATCCGGACCTGGTTATTTTACCTGGCAGTAAAAACACCATAGAAGATCTAATCTATTTAAAACAGTCAGGCCTGGCCCAGCAAATAATGTCCTGTACTGAACAGGGGACACCGGTAATCGGTATTTGTGGAGGATTCCAAATTTTGGGCAAGGACCTAAAAGATCCAGACCGTGTTGAATCGTCTATACCGTTAACCGAGGGGTTGGGTCTAATGGATATGAAAACTGTTTTTAATGCGGAAAAAGTTACTAACCAGGTAGAGGCCAGAATGGCGAACACGGGGTTACTTACCCGGGGCTTGGATGAAAGATACCTTACGGGGTATGAAATACATATGGGACGTACTGAATTAGGCCAAGGTGTTAAACCGGCCTTCACCATCTGGCAGCGTTCGGGACAAACTGTGGCCGACCCTGATGGAGCAATAAGTACCGATGGACGGGTAATGGGTACTTATATTCACGGTATTTTTGACAATGATGCCTTTAGAAGAGGCTTAATTAATAATTTACGCCGCCTAAAAGGCTGGGAGCCATTGGATGCAGCAAGCCAGATTTCGACATGGGCTCAAAGGCAGAGGGATTTTGACAGGCTGGCAGAATTAGTCCGCGGTAATATTAACAGTGAACTTTTGTACAAAATTGTCAATCGGGAAGTTTAA